CTGCTGATCCGGGCTCTTCCGAGCTCTTCTACCTTACAATCATCAGGGGTAGTCTCACGAATACTGCGATAGAGTTTCTTGTGCTCAAAAAACAGTACGGGATTTGGGTCTTGAAGAGCACTGTAAAGTAGATTTTGAGCGTCTTTTACAGTGGAGGGAACAACAATCTTTAAGCCGGGATGTTGCATGAACCATCCCTCGGTAGATTCTGAATGATAGGGCCCGGCACCCACACCGGCACCATGAGGAGCGCGGATGGTAATATTCAGCGGTGGCATCCAGCGATAATGAGCTTTGGCGAGGTTATTAACGATCTGATTGTAGCCGCAGGAAATGAAATCAGCAAACTGAATTTCAACTATCGGCTTGAATCCTTCCAGTGCAAGACCGATAGCACAACCAATAGCACCGGACTCAATAATAGGCGTGTTACGTATTCGTTGCTTGCCGAATTGATCAACAAATCCTTCTGTAACCTTAAATACTCCTCCATATTCAGCGATATCCTGCCCGAGCATGATATAACTGTCATCTTCCTCGAAAGCCTTTCTCAGGGAAAATTGGATGGCATCAACAAATCTTTTCTCAGAAACCGTACTCTTATTCTTATTAGAAGGTTGGGGTTTAAATGAGGTATAAACATCAGACAGTTCCTTATCACGATCAAACCTTGGTTCTTCGGCTTCAAGTGCCTTCTGAAGCGGCTCAGATATGAGTTGATCGATTTCCGACTTTAGCTCCTCAAATTGCTCCTTGTTTTCAATTATTTCATTTTTTAAAAGCCACTCTTCGTAACGGGAAATGGGATCTTTCTCTTTCCACTTTTCAAATTTTTCATCAGGTATATAGAAGGTGCCTGATGCCTCCTCATGACCTCGCATCCTGAAAGTTTTTGCTTCGATCAGTGTGGGTTTTCCTTTTAAGGCATCTTTACGGGCCTGCGCCACGGTATCCATCACTTCAAATAGGTTATTGCCATCAATGCTGATTCCATTCATTCCGTATCCCACAGCACGGTCAGCCAGACTCTCGCAGGCAAACTGCTCCCTGGTAGGCGTGG
This is a stretch of genomic DNA from Halalkalibaculum roseum. It encodes these proteins:
- a CDS encoding alpha-ketoacid dehydrogenase subunit alpha/beta, producing the protein MIQPQKNISDKKALSLYRDLLLPRRIEEKMLNLLRQNKISKWFSGIGQEAIAVGIANVLHDEDYILPMHRNLGIFTTRGVDFYKLFCQLFGKADGFTGGRDRSFHFGDMEHRISGMISHLAATMPIAGGLGLASKLKENNFVALSFCGDGATSEGDFHEALNLAAVWELPVIFIIENNGYGLSTPTREQFACESLADRAVGYGMNGISIDGNNLFEVMDTVAQARKDALKGKPTLIEAKTFRMRGHEEASGTFYIPDEKFEKWKEKDPISRYEEWLLKNEIIENKEQFEELKSEIDQLISEPLQKALEAEEPRFDRDKELSDVYTSFKPQPSNKNKSTVSEKRFVDAIQFSLRKAFEEDDSYIMLGQDIAEYGGVFKVTEGFVDQFGKQRIRNTPIIESGAIGCAIGLALEGFKPIVEIQFADFISCGYNQIVNNLAKAHYRWMPPLNITIRAPHGAGVGAGPYHSESTEGWFMQHPGLKIVVPSTVKDAQNLLYSALQDPNPVLFFEHKKLYRSIRETTPDDCKVEELGRARISREGNRASIISYGMGVHWALEVAEKYADKGIELEVVDLRSLVPLDMETIKETVAKTHKVLLLQEPSQTLGPMSEISSLIGEECFEDLDAPIMRCSSLDMPIPFNTELEKGYLANYRLEEKLENLLAY